The sequence AATTTGTAACTATCGCAAAGCCTTTCGATGCGTCGAGCACCGCTATGTCATTTATATCGCCTCCAGCCGCAGATTCAGTGAGCAGGTATCCAGCGGTAGAGAGACTCGAAGGATCGATCAGCTCGACGCCTGCGTCCTGGACACCCCACCATCCGACACAAGAGACTGCCAGGTTGCCGCTGGATGGGTCGAGAACTATCGCGGAAAAGGGATTGGTCCCGGCGAGCTGGATTGCCTGGATTCCGGGGGTGGAGTCGTCGCAGTCGATCAGTGTGTCGGAAGCACAATCGACAACAGCGATATAGCTGTCGCCTACAGGGCCCCAGTAGTTATTCCTGTCAAGACGCTGAATCGTCGCGAACAGGATGTCGTGCTTTATGAAGACTCTGCTGACCTCGCAGAGGCCGTCCGCGTCTGCGAATGCCGACAGGTCGATGCTTCCCTCATTCGCACCGGTCGTCGGGTTCATTATCAGGATGTCGTTGCTCTCATACAGCGGGATATATGCCTTAGATGGACTTCTGAAGGCAATGTCCTGGGGGTTGGTCCCGTTGCCTGTGGAGAACTGTCTGATGGTCGAGAAGCCCGCCTCTGGATCGAGAACCTGGATATTGTCTGCCGGGGAGCGGTTTACGATATAGACGAGGCCATCATACCAGCGGGCGATGGCATCGCTGTGGATCGCTGTGACATCGACATCAGTCGTGTAGGAGCCGTCGAGCCAGATCACGGAAGAACTCCCTGTTTCGTAGTCTGTAGTGGTGATGAATGCGGATTCATCAGCAATGCACTCAGCGAAGGGGAATAGGGATATTATTACTGCTGCGAATACGATTGTTGTGAAACGGTGTGATCTGTTCAATGTTTTTCCTTTCTGAACTCCTGTTTCTGCCCGGTTCGATCATAGTTTGAAATTAAGGGATGCATAGAAACTTCTGCCCGGAAGTGGAAATCCGCTGACATCAGCGGTCCTTCGGTCAGTAAGATTGTATGCTTCTATAGTCAGTGACAGCCCCTCTAGGAAAGGCTTTGTCACCAGAATCATGTTGTGCAGGTCACGGCTTCCAGTTTCTCTGGTGTTGTAACGGTTCAGATAGTTTGATCCCATATGGTCAAATTGCCATGCAAGACTCCATTTTGACCTGAAGTATTCGATTGTCAGTGAAGCTTTGTGGACCGGCCGGCCCGGGAGCTCATTGCCATTGTAATATGGAATGGGACTGACATCCCTGCTGTCCAGCCATGCGTAGTTGCCTGAGACCACGAATCCCGCCGGGAATTTTCCCGATGATGAGAGTTCGATGCCTCTAACTCGGGCCTTTCCGATATTTTGTGGCCTCACTGTCGACTGGGAATTCGGAAAGAACAGTATCAGGTCGTCTGTCTCATTGTAGAGATAGGTTGCTTCAAAGAAGAATTCATTTATGAATCCTGCTTTTCCCGGTGTGAATATCACCCCGATGTCTCTGTTGATACCTGATTCAGGGGAAAGGTCGCTTTCTCCAGTAACTGTTCCCAGATTGCCGAACAATTCGAAAAATGTGGGGATCCTGTAATACGATCCATAATTGCCCTTGAAAGTGATCGAAGGTGTGGGTCTGAACCTGAATCCGAAGGCAGGTGTATGTTTGTCGCCACGTATTTTCCCGACAGGTGTCGGTGGGATCCATGGAAAGGGAGGTTCTGCATGGAATTCATTTTCGTACCACTCGGACCTCTGCGAGAAAGAGAGGTCGAGAATCTCATGTAAAAGAAACAGGTTGCCGGTAAAGGTCAGCGAAGTAGTTTTTCTGTTTCTGTCCGGTCCTGATGTGGCGACCGGCAGGTAGCTGGCAGGGCG comes from Candidatus Latescibacterota bacterium and encodes:
- a CDS encoding T9SS type A sorting domain-containing protein; this translates as MNRSHRFTTIVFAAVIISLFPFAECIADESAFITTTDYETGSSSVIWLDGSYTTDVDVTAIHSDAIARWYDGLVYIVNRSPADNIQVLDPEAGFSTIRQFSTGNGTNPQDIAFRSPSKAYIPLYESNDILIMNPTTGANEGSIDLSAFADADGLCEVSRVFIKHDILFATIQRLDRNNYWGPVGDSYIAVVDCASDTLIDCDDSTPGIQAIQLAGTNPFSAIVLDPSSGNLAVSCVGWWGVQDAGVELIDPSSLSTAGYLLTESAAGGDINDIAVLDASKGFAIVTNSSFQTDVISFNPSTGLAVSTIYSPGAYVLNDIEISPNSELFIADQTATSPGIHIYDALAEVMITSSPISTGLPPFNISFSASEFTGTEIPPVARLGSSYPNPFNPSTTIPYFTNSTSRVRLEIFDITGRMISTLVDEIHEKGAYKAFWDGRNENGLTVASGVYFLRFTSGDVAESKKLVLVR